GTGACCTGTCGCCGACACATCTGCTATTCTACCGCGTTCCCGCTTCGCCTGTTGCGCACTGTTGCCGATCAAGCCGGGGACAGATTGCTTCAATATGAACTCAAGATCTTCACGCTCGGTGGCGAGCTCATTAGACTTGCTGTCCGTGTCTGCCATCTTGAAAAGCTTCCGATTCCGGTCGCGCGGTTGGGCACGAAAGATATTGGCGCTGGAGTCAGCCTGCTGCCGTGATCGATGGCCGACATTTCCTGCTGTGGCCAGATGATCGTGCAATAACGACCGAATCTCGCTCTGGAGGAGCTTCCATAGTTCCCGGAAACTGCGATTCAAGGCTGGATCTTCGTGTGAGTCTCTCCGTATTATGGCTGCAGTAACATCGTGAAGTACGCGATGTCCCTCCGCTATCGCCTCATACCTCGCGTATAAGGTGGTCAGTAGATCCTCTAGTGTGGCCTGCCGCTCTCCTTGTGGTCCAGCAGTGAAGCCCGACTTCTGCTGACCTCTCGTAGCTGTTCGTAAGATTGCAGGATGTCTTTGCTCGACCTCCATATGCGAACGCTCGACGACAGTGAATAGCTCGACCGGCAAACGGTTCTCAATGGCATCAACAGCCACATCTAGCCTAGCCATCTTGTTCAACGACTCCAACAACAGTTGTATGTAATAGAATGTGTCAGCCTCGGGATTGCGAGTCGTGTCTTCGGCCATCGGTCGAGATCCATCGTAATTCTCCAGAAATTGATGCATTGCTCGCTGGGCCACGTCAATGGATGCTGTTGAGGGATCTCGCTTCATATGCGATTTCCACCGCTCCTCACAGTATGGACTTTTGAGGTAGAGATGGTTGTGTAGTTCCTCGACAAGGATGTCGGTAAGGGAATGCTCCTGGTTGCTCAAGTAGACTCGCAGATCGCTCAAAGCTCCAATTTCTTCCATCTCTGGCTTCCTGATCATTTTGAGCGCATCTTGCAGCGTGTCGACAGCGCCAAGAAAGCGCTTTTCCGATATTTGAGCTTCGAGCTGTTCTGGAACAGCCTGCAGCTGCTCGATCGTGCCGAGGACCTGCAGCATCTGGTCGTAGCTCTGGCTGCTCTGCGCGAAGGCTTTCAATTCCGGGCGAGGACTCGCCAGACTGCTCTTCGCCAGGACCAGACCGCCTCGCAGGGTTCGCACTCGATGCTGAGATGCCACAATGGCAGCCTGTATCTTGTGGAATGTACCGATACTACTGTTGAATCCTTGATGGTGCTCGTTCACAATGACCTTGAGCGCATTCTGTAGCTGCTGATGAACATCCTGGAACTGTTCATACTGATCTGCTAGACCAAGTGACGACGGGTCCATTAGTTGCAAGGCGACCTTGACGGGTATGCAATTGTCGGAAGACATGAAAGACCATTGCCGGTCGATGAAGCGTAGGATATCTGTCGGGTTTGTGAGCTTCTCATTCGAGAAAGGCAATCCATAGTAGGATGAGTCGCGTCGGCTTGGCATGCAAGTCGAATACCGCATGCTGTTTTGCGATCTTGTGTCCATGGGGTGCTGCCAGTACATCATAACAGTGATTACTCACCTTCTACTTGTCCACTGGCAGGTCCATATCGCGATGCGAccctgctcctgctcctgctctcGCTGTCGTACCCTCCATCCTCTTGCCCTCCAAGTCGTGATGGCTGACGTGGTGCACGAAGCCCTCCATATGTGCCTGGCCCACCGCGAGATCGACTCCGGTCCTCCACGCTGTTCTCGCGACTGCTATCGTATTCAAACCGGCCTAGCATGTTTCCACCTCCATTTGTGTGGTTGGACGTGCCATTGGTCTGCTGGCGCATCCACGACATGCTGGCAGGGGAAAGAGAGGTCGGTCGTTCGGCGTTGCCGTGAGGGAAAGCTATGCTCGGACTTTCATGGCGATATGGCACTATTGGCGACCGTCCGATCTATCAGCGACGATACGCAACAAAGTATTAGAGAAATATGTTGTCTTGTGAAGCTCCCATGTCCACAGCATCGCGGAGGTGACGCGGGATTGAGGCTCTGCGGCACGTGCCATCGCGCTTCTGAAGTTCACGACACGGCGATCACTTTCAATCCATCGCGACAATTCATCGACTCCACCCTTGACCGCACCACCACCGTCCCTACATCCAATACGTCGCGCCGAGTTGCTTCAATCGGCGTCCCACAGCTTCACTTCTTCATCCCGGAAATGGCGACCTAAGCCTGCGACACAACGATATTGAATGAACGACGCAGGCCGGCAAACCTCGAACAGCACACTTCGATCGTGATGGCGACGCTCACGAATGGCCACCGGAAGGGCGTCAATGGGACTTCTGCACCGAAATCCTTCGTCCGGTTCTCAGACATCCCCAATGCGATCGATGTACCTGTCGGCATCGACGcaggtgatggtgatgaagcTGTCAACATCGATCTGAccgaggagctggaggatgTCAGCGAGCTGTGTGACTTGCTGCAGAATGAAAGAGCGGCGCGCAATATCTGGATAACAATCGCATTCTCGTACGCCAAGCAAAAGAATGCCGATACTGCGATTGAGATCTTGAACAAAGGCTTGGAGGCCAAGCAAGACGGCACAAATGAGGATCGGCTCAGTATACTGGCATGTCTTTGCTGGCTGTATTTGTGGAAATGTCGTCGGGCGCCTCGAGTGAAACCTCTGCCTCCTGCGGATGAACGGAACAAGGAGTACTGGCTGGCCGCTGCGACAAGCACGGTCAACGAGGCGTCCAGAATCAATCCTTCGTACCCTCCGCTCTATCTTGCTCGCGGCACGGCCCATCTTCTGCGTGCTTCGCTGCAACCAGTCAAGTACGGACCTGGCTCGGAGCATTCAGACCGAAATGACACCCTCAAGCAAGCCATCAGATGCTTCGACGATGCATACCGCGCCTCGAACCAGAAGAACGTGATGGCCATTGTTGGCAAAGCCAAGGCGCAGTTCTCAATGGGCAAATTCGCCGAGGCGTATGTACTATACCAACAGGTGCTGGATCGCGCGCCGGATATGATCGACCCGGACCCACGAATCGGCATCGGCTGTTGTCTGTGGCAGCTCGGTCACAAGGAGAACGCGAAGGATGCATGGACTCGAGCTCTGGCACTCAACAAAGTGTCGGTGGGCGCAAATATCCTGCTCGGCCTTTACCACTTGGACGAGGGCAGCCATCACAACTCGAACAGCCCTGAATTTGCAGATATCTACAAAAAGGCCATGACAACATATATCCAAACCGCCTTCAAGCTCGACGACATGCAAGCGATGACATGCTCAACATTTGGCCAATACTTCCTCGGTCGAAAGAATTGGGCGAATGTCGACCGTCTGGCAAAGCGCGCAATTGAGCGCACTGATGTTGGCACAATTGCCAGCGACGGATGGTACCTCTTGGCTCGGAAAGATCACTACGAGGGAGATCTTGCAAAAGCACAAGAGCACTACAGCAAGGCTGATCAGGCGCGTGGTGGAGACGACAAGGGATTCCTGCCTGCGAAGTTCGGTGTGGCACAGTTGAAGACCTTAATGAACGATTACGATGGTGCAAAATTCAGACTGGAGAAGATGGTGTCAACAAACAAGAGCGTGGAAGCGTTGACTTTGCTCGGAATCCTGCATGCCGAGGACGTATACACGAGTCAAGCAGCTGGATCTCGAGAGGACAAAAGCTCCGAACGCAAAAAGGCCATTGCGCTGCTCGAGCAAGTACGCGTCGCCTGGAAGGAtggaaagaagaagatctCGCCAGACTCTTCTGTCCTGCTGAATCTCGCCCGATTGTACGAATCGGATCAACCCGACAAGGCACTGGCATGTTTGGAGCAAGTCGAGCAGATGGAGATTGACGAGATCTCGGATGAAGACCTGCCGGAAgagatcgaggaggatgaggcggCCGTGAGAAGTGCCAAGAGGGACATGCTCAGCCCACAGTTGTTGAACAACATCGGCTGCTTCCACTTTCAGGCGGAGAAGTATCCGTTAGCTCGACAAGACTTCCAAGCAGCGCTAAGGTCAAGCGTGGCTATCGGCAACAAGGACGAGTCGGTCGACACTGATGCTCTTGTCTCAACCATCAGCTACAACCTGGCCCGCACGTACGAAGCCGAAGGCATGGAGGACGATGCGCAGAAAATCTACTCCAGTCTGCTCGAAAAACATCCTGACTACATTGATGCCAGGGCTCGTGTGGCGTACATCACGCTCCACACTGATCCAGCGGAAGGTGCTAACGCGATCAAGTCGTTATTGGAGTCAGAGCCTGACAATCTGGAAATTCGCGCATTGTATGGCTGGTACATCAATCGAAACAAGAAGCGTACCCTTCAACTTAACGAGGATCAAGAGCAACGCCATTACAAGCACACGCTCATGGAGAAGGACAAGCACGACATTTACTCGCTCACAGGACTTGGAAACTTGCATCTGGCTGTCGCAAGAGAGTCGCCGCGAGACACAGACCAGCACAAAGAGCGCCGCAGCAAGACATACATGCGTGCCATCGAGTTCTTCGACAAAGTGCTAACTCTGGATCCCAAGAACGCCTTTGCCGCTCAAGGCATGGGTATTGCCATGgtagaagagaagaaagacACCAGCGCCGCTGTCCAGATCTTTTCGAGAGTAAGAGAAAGCATCAAAGACCCCTCTGTTCACATCAATCTCGGTCACGTCTTTTGCGACCTCAAACAATTCTCGCGCGCCATCGAAAACTACGAACTGGCTCTGGCAAAGTCAAGAGATGCTGATCCACAGACGATGGCATGTCTTGGCCGTGCCTGGCTCATGCGCGGTCGTGCAGAAAAGAACCTCGAAGCTTTCAAGACGAGTCTGGACTACTCCGAGCAAGCAGTGAAGGAAGCTCCGGACAACATCAGCTTCAAATTCAACGTTGCATTCGTGAGGATGCTGATTGCACAGCAAATGATCGCACTGCCCGAAGCCGACAAGACACTGTCAGATGTGGAAACCGCAGTCACAGGCCTGGACCTTGCCATTGAGTCTTTCACCGAGATCGCGAAAAGTCCAAATGCCCCATTTCCTCGCCATGACATCGAACAGCGCGCCAACATGGGTCGCAACACGATGAAACGCCAACTTGCCACGACTGTGGACAAGCAAGCCGACTACGAACGCAAGCATGCCACTCGTCTCGATGAGGCTCGCAAGCGCCGTGAAGCAGAGATTGCCAAGCGGCAAGAAGAGAAGCGCATCGCGGACGAGAAAGCGGAAGAGGAGCGCCGCAAGATCAAAGAAGAGCGCGAGAAGATGGCCGAGGAGGACCGTGAGCTTATTGCGAAGCGtctagaggaggagagagctCGGGAAGCAGCAGAGTACACGACCGATCCGGACACAGGCGAGCGAAAGAAGCGCGAGAAGCGGCCGAAGGAGAAGCGGCCGAAGCGCAAAAAGAAGGGCGAGGACTCAGACACGGGTGACGAAGGTCCATCGTATGCCACAGATGAGGACGGCGGCCGTAGACGCCCACGCAGCAAGGCTGCGAGCGCTACAGGCAGTGATGGCGAGGCACcgagaaagaagaagaagagacgcTTGGACAAGGCCAAGGGCGCGGCGGTCAAGAATTCGAAGTACAAGTCTGCGGAGACTGTGCAGGATtcagacgacgacgacgatgctgGGTTGCAGCCTGCTGCACCTTCTGCTCCGAAGTCCGACGACGCTGGAACTCCTGCAGTGGATAGTGATGCTGCGGACGATGCGATGGCGGATggaggcgatgaggatgacgaagatgaagagcgCGTCGTACGTCCTCAGCGGAAGAAGGCTGCAAGGATcgtggacgacgacgatgatgaggatggtggCGTGGCAGTTCCTACCGGTGACACTTCGATGGTGGACGATAGCGTTGCGGCAGCGGGAGACTCGGACCACGGAGGCTCATGAGAGGGGTTGCCGCGATGGGATCGAGGTCATTTGCCTGTCGGCGGTCAGTTCATCTCCAACACCTTTGTGATTCGAAAGCGCGGCGTTGGCATGTCACTGCTGCTAGGGACGGCAAGATCGTGCTCGGCAGCGTCAACATTAGAGAGGTGGGCTGTACTCGTATTTGGAAAAGTTTGAGCACCAGTGTAGTGTATAAAGACCAGAGAAACTATTCATCAGCCAAACTCCTTCCATTGTCCCCAGTGCTCACCATGCCTGGATCTCCTTCGACTGTGCCTGGTTACAATACGAGAAACCCACTTCTGCCACTCAAGCCTTCACTAGACATCGGATCCCTACCAACATTTCTCGCCTGACAGCTCGGTCCTGCCCCTGGTCCATGTCTGACCCGCCAAATTCGGGACATTACTTAGCGTCCTGCCGGATGAGGCCAATTGTCTTGCAAACCGAGGATTTGGTGGCTGAGACTAGACCAGGGATGATTTGGCTATAGGCATGGTATGTTCGGGATAGTGGGAAGGAAAATTGTCGGCGACATGGAGGACGTGTGATTAAATGGCAGAGGGGCGGTAGGAAATTGGGGCCGAGGATGTTTCACAGTGAGACAAGAGAAGATGTtggatgacgatgatggtgGCCATATCgacgagaggaggagggtcgTATCAAAGTCGTCAGATACGTTGTACTATACAAGTGAAGTGGGTATGGCCAGATGCAAAGGACTCATTCGCGACAGTATCGCAAGCCCACGCCGAAACCCATCCTCACGCAATGCCCTCTGGCTCTCGACTCCAGCCCCACTGGAATTGCATCTCGCTCCGCCTAGCTTCCGTACTGCAGCCCGTATCCTTCTCGATTGCCTCCAGTAGTTCCAGCACGATGGTCCTCTCCTCGTCTGCTTCCAGACAAGCGCCCGCGATGCCCAAGGGCAGCAACATCTCCACCCTGATAGCAGGATGAGGCCGACCTAGCGCGATGCCGATGATCTCATGTGCATGCGCAATGGCTTCTGTGGACACTTCGCGATACGCTTTCAGTCGGCTAACCTGGCCTGTTTGATCCTCCAAAGGACGATGTAGTAGAAGCTGTATGCGCGCAAAGTGGTACAGCTGAAGGGCCGCGGCACACACGTCGATGCTGAAGAAGACTTCTGTGAGAGGCGAGCGAGCGCCGCTACTGCTTCGACGTGGATGGCGAATCGTAGCGCAAGGCTGATAGGTTGCGGGCAGATTGCCGTACCAGTGATCTAGTTGGCGAGTGAGCGTCTTCCACTGTTCTTGCCGCACGCTTGGCTTCTCATCGGTATTGGCGAGGTAGTTCATAACTTTCAGCACAAGCCAAAGGAGCGTGTGCGCGACAAGTTCGGCTAGGTCGCGGCTATGTGAGGGATCGTTTCGGACGTAGTCCGTGGATTTGTAGAGCTCGCCTGATTCGGAAATCTCGAGACCGCAAGAATTCCATAAGCCGACGTCGTCTGTGTCGAGTAGGGTCGCCTGATGATTGATGTAGGCTGCTTGGTAGTCTGCCCGTGCGAAGTTCCAAAATGAAGCGAGTCGTCCAACGGTAAGAGATGGTGTTATTTGATTCTGTACTTGTTGAGCTGGAGTTACGGCTGTGAGTAGAGACTTCAGCCCGACGAGATGCCTAGTGCTGTTAGAATATGCAGATTGAAGTGAAGCTCGGAGAACTTACTGTATCCATCCTGCATCAAAATTGTCCAAGGACTCGTATAGTGAGAACAGCGACACTGCGACCAGGAGGTCGTCAGAGTTTGCCATGGACAAAGCCATCTGTGTATTTGGAGTCGACGGCTGTTCCAGACTCCCAGATACTGCTTGCAAATATTGTCGTGAGAAGGCGATGGCCTTGTCGTAATAATTGGCGGCCTTGTAATACCAGTCCACTTCCACATTATCGTCCAAGACCTCCATCGCGGACGGCCTTTGAGCCTGGAGGCCAACAAATGGTTTGGCGCCCTTGACTCGACCGAGCTGTTTCGCCGCAACTGCTGCTATCGCGTTGCGAAGTAGGGCGTCCCGCAATGCTTTGAGTGGTACAAGATGTGTGAAGTGCTTGTCCTTATCGAACAAATCCATCCACGGCCCGAGACATTCAGTGAAATGTCTGACCAGAAATGCCATCTCGTGGTCTCTCTCATGTGTAATCAACGCACTCGTCTGCAGTTGCGAGTCCGGATTCCAGAGATTGCTATCCGAAAAGATTCCAGTCGAGCCTAGTGCCGTAGATAATGGTGTCACGGAAGCGGTGT
This genomic interval from Zymoseptoria tritici IPO323 chromosome 8, whole genome shotgun sequence contains the following:
- the SEC8 gene encoding Sec8 exocyst complex component, with protein sequence MSWMRQQTNGTSNHTNGGGNMLGRFEYDSSRENSVEDRSRSRGGPGTYGGLRAPRQPSRLGGQEDGGYDSESRSRSRVASRYGPASGQVEDILRFIDRQWSFMSSDNCIPVKVALQLMDPSSLGLADQYEQFQDVHQQLQNALKVIVNEHHQGFNSSIGTFHKIQAAIVASQHRVRTLRGGLVLAKSSLASPRPELKAFAQSSQSYDQMLQVLGTIEQLQAVPEQLEAQISEKRFLGAVDTLQDALKMIRKPEMEEIGALSDLRVYLSNQEHSLTDILVEELHNHLYLKSPYCEERWKSHMKRDPSTASIDVAQRAMHQFLENYDGSRPMAEDTTRNPEADTFYYIQLLLESLNKMARLDVAVDAIENRLPVELFTVVERSHMEVEQRHPAILRTATRGQQKSGFTAGPQGERQATLEDLLTTLYARYEAIAEGHRVLHDVTAAIIRRDSHEDPALNRSFRELWKLLQSEIRSLLHDHLATAGNVGHRSRQQADSSANIFRAQPRDRNRKLFKMADTDSKSNELATEREDLEFILKQSVPGLIGNSAQQAKRERGRIADVSATGHKLLVEPSVFNMGILLKPSLAFLNRLREVVPPNSGVVSSTLTSFLDDFLINVFYPQLDETLLELCNRSMTEMDAFQTDPTWQMHAQRPIFKGTARFYELIEAFCVMLDTLPHDQSFSQLIITQLRTYYDKCYSWSKSLLQRAQLAQEGDVKMRLAAHLATSGDINDTVIDLTKASPADAVVLAEKETALLLNTVKTRTLAEADLIHDRKALAALCTLHVSMKWLASRCQQLRYISPFAVETANLQPHDRRRWTQTQQLTTAPSSPYLPLDEQTASAFDGAVSSFTELSSLILRTLHIDLRLHVLHGIYTAMDTTYALGQPYNDPDAAILSLCTALGTYDSAIAANLLKPQYAFLTAEIDVLANNALVSLVGCVRGLDKFGIERLGLNTLVLQQTLKMSMQTDADLGIAARFYEFARNPEDLVTKGVKEGYAKEDLKTLLRLSWGSGREGSVEDFVARIE
- the PAFC2401 gene encoding Paf1p complex subunit (Similar to the Saccharomyces cerevisiae CTR9 subunit of the Paf1p complex, a large complex that binds to and modulates the activity of RNA polymerase II), whose protein sequence is MATLTNGHRKGVNGTSAPKSFVRFSDIPNAIDVPVGIDAGDGDEAVNIDLTEELEDVSELCDLLQNERAARNIWITIAFSYAKQKNADTAIEILNKGLEAKQDGTNEDRLSILACLCWLYLWKCRRAPRVKPLPPADERNKEYWLAAATSTVNEASRINPSYPPLYLARGTAHLLRASLQPVKYGPGSEHSDRNDTLKQAIRCFDDAYRASNQKNVMAIVGKAKAQFSMGKFAEAYVLYQQVLDRAPDMIDPDPRIGIGCCLWQLGHKENAKDAWTRALALNKVSVGANILLGLYHLDEGSHHNSNSPEFADIYKKAMTTYIQTAFKLDDMQAMTCSTFGQYFLGRKNWANVDRLAKRAIERTDVGTIASDGWYLLARKDHYEGDLAKAQEHYSKADQARGGDDKGFLPAKFGVAQLKTLMNDYDGAKFRLEKMVSTNKSVEALTLLGILHAEDVYTSQAAGSREDKSSERKKAIALLEQVRVAWKDGKKKISPDSSVLLNLARLYESDQPDKALACLEQVEQMEIDEISDEDLPEEIEEDEAAVRSAKRDMLSPQLLNNIGCFHFQAEKYPLARQDFQAALRSSVAIGNKDESVDTDALVSTISYNLARTYEAEGMEDDAQKIYSSLLEKHPDYIDARARVAYITLHTDPAEGANAIKSLLESEPDNLEIRALYGWYINRNKKRTLQLNEDQEQRHYKHTLMEKDKHDIYSLTGLGNLHLAVARESPRDTDQHKERRSKTYMRAIEFFDKVLTLDPKNAFAAQGMGIAMVEEKKDTSAAVQIFSRVRESIKDPSVHINLGHVFCDLKQFSRAIENYELALAKSRDADPQTMACLGRAWLMRGRAEKNLEAFKTSLDYSEQAVKEAPDNISFKFNVAFVRMLIAQQMIALPEADKTLSDVETAVTGLDLAIESFTEIAKSPNAPFPRHDIEQRANMGRNTMKRQLATTVDKQADYERKHATRLDEARKRREAEIAKRQEEKRIADEKAEEERRKIKEEREKMAEEDRELIAKRLEEERAREAAEYTTDPDTGERKKREKRPKEKRPKRKKKGEDSDTGDEGPSYATDEDGGRRRPRSKAASATGSDGEAPRKKKKRRLDKAKGAAVKNSKYKSAETVQDSDDDDDAGLQPAAPSAPKSDDAGTPAVDSDAADDAMADGGDEDDEDEERVVRPQRKKAARIVDDDDDEDGGVAVPTGDTSMVDDSVAAAGDSDHGGS